One genomic window of bacterium includes the following:
- a CDS encoding YidC/Oxa1 family membrane protein insertase, with the protein MDILHTLIYQPLFNVLVILYNTLGSNLGLAIIALSIVFKLVTSPITSFQNKMATGNKEQMDKINEIQKKYKDDPDKLASEMMKYQPAVMKSVGKGCAFTIILILMFVQLRHVIVDFSATEVINENNQTVERNIGWKNFNKVAYTDKLQHGDYDTVNPMFLGLDIGKTARDFMGGGIESLFTIQILPYLLLALLVGATQFWLMKLSVQNSADLAKDQKLGIEDAEIVSIAKKEKNKDGKKNLSAVELDSTKPEAVSPENMANIFGGQMNIMFSVLTTVTSLGFLGGAQFFPSGLSIFWTIQNIGSIIEKLFQNRKK; encoded by the coding sequence ATGGACATATTACACACACTTATATATCAACCACTTTTCAATGTTTTAGTGATACTTTACAATACACTGGGTAGTAACTTAGGATTGGCAATAATCGCGCTTTCAATAGTTTTCAAACTTGTAACTTCCCCAATCACTAGTTTTCAAAACAAGATGGCAACAGGAAACAAAGAGCAAATGGATAAAATTAATGAAATTCAAAAGAAATATAAAGATGATCCAGATAAACTTGCTTCTGAGATGATGAAGTATCAACCTGCTGTTATGAAATCTGTAGGTAAGGGCTGTGCATTTACTATAATTCTGATATTGATGTTCGTTCAGCTAAGGCATGTGATTGTTGATTTTTCAGCTACAGAAGTCATAAATGAAAATAATCAAACTGTCGAGAGAAATATTGGTTGGAAAAATTTCAATAAGGTAGCTTATACTGATAAATTACAGCATGGAGACTATGATACTGTAAATCCTATGTTTCTTGGTTTGGATATAGGTAAAACTGCCAGAGACTTCATGGGTGGTGGTATCGAAAGTTTATTCACTATTCAAATTTTACCATACTTGCTTTTGGCTTTGCTGGTAGGTGCAACTCAATTTTGGCTAATGAAACTCTCTGTTCAAAATTCTGCCGATTTAGCCAAAGATCAGAAGCTCGGTATTGAAGATGCCGAAATAGTTAGTATTGCAAAGAAGGAAAAAAACAAAGATGGAAAGAAAAATTTGTCTGCGGTGGAATTGGACTCAACGAAACCAGAAGCGGTATCTCCAGAGAATATGGCAAATATATTTGGTGGACAGATGAATATAATGTTTTCAGTTCTGACAACAGTAACTTCACTTGGGTTTCTAGGTGGTGCACAGTTTTTCCCATCTGGCCTTAGTATATTCTGGACAATTCAGAATATTGGTAGTATAATCGAAAAATTATTCCAAAATAGGAAGAAATAG
- the secG gene encoding preprotein translocase subunit SecG has translation MSTDQILNYLIIAISVILSISILLQARGSGLGSMFGGGSGGGEMYRSRRGLEKFLYYLTVISAIILVALCVASLVI, from the coding sequence ATGTCAACAGATCAAATTCTAAACTACTTAATCATTGCGATTTCGGTAATCTTGTCCATTTCTATTCTTCTACAAGCAAGAGGTTCAGGACTTGGTAGTATGTTTGGGGGAGGAAGTGGTGGAGGTGAAATGTACAGGTCTAGAAGAGGACTTGAAAAGTTCTTGTATTATTTGACAGTGATTTCTGCAATCATTCTTGTTGCTTTGTGCGTAGCATCTCTAGTTATATAG
- a CDS encoding ABC transporter substrate-binding protein: protein MNLKFSKNKFLKNGSLAFVFLALVLIIFILYSVISSGNIGKDLFSLKKEITEGVLVDKSFIGIQRVFPTNYNTSDLDRSISSLIYEPLFRVDQDENIIPVLAENFSQENYKYTINLKQNIKFSNGQSMTANDVISTINAIRTKFNDSATKTIFDELKYDAPDDFTITLDVGKYIPTLFEDLSFGIMPASELDKVADKFIGLEISRNPIGTGPMKKNSSSEKEYVLVKNEFFRSAENIKIDKYIFKFFKSQTQLERSLLGKSVTFTKNIRLNKLKVIDGDVLKNDNYYLTNYESNVFANRYWSLYFNLKDEALMNDTEKDTLKVFQDNNVRRAINLGINKSIIASSISTKSQPMQRALSELSWVNLGNSNPYLFDNSKSDTLLNESGWLMVEGKRQKNQQVLEFKITYFQNETSNEVINLIIEQLKSIGIQAVADPISDASHLNDQILKTKQFEVVLLGTETYIDPDRSRLWLESQISQDGLNISSYRSSEKVQDIITGSEISRVDDALNRARSIEDKETRIKLYKDFEKIIDKDSPVIFLYQPNINIISNKALTMPLDNLVSPQSIYYNLELWNLN from the coding sequence ATGAATTTGAAATTCAGCAAAAACAAATTTTTGAAAAATGGAAGTCTCGCTTTCGTTTTCTTAGCTTTAGTATTGATAATTTTCATACTTTATTCTGTGATAAGTTCAGGAAACATTGGGAAGGATTTATTCTCCCTAAAAAAGGAGATTACCGAAGGTGTTTTGGTTGACAAAAGCTTTATCGGTATACAAAGAGTATTTCCAACAAATTATAATACTTCAGATCTTGACAGATCTATATCTAGCTTGATTTATGAACCACTTTTCAGAGTTGATCAAGACGAAAATATAATTCCAGTACTTGCAGAAAATTTTAGTCAAGAAAATTACAAGTACACAATCAATCTCAAACAAAATATAAAGTTTTCAAACGGTCAATCAATGACTGCTAACGATGTTATTTCTACTATCAATGCAATTAGAACAAAATTTAATGACAGTGCTACAAAAACAATATTTGATGAGTTGAAGTACGATGCTCCCGATGATTTCACTATAACTTTGGATGTAGGCAAATATATACCTACTCTTTTTGAAGATTTATCTTTTGGCATAATGCCTGCAAGTGAACTTGACAAAGTCGCAGATAAATTTATTGGACTTGAAATATCTAGAAATCCCATTGGAACTGGACCGATGAAAAAAAATTCTTCGAGCGAAAAAGAATATGTGTTGGTAAAAAATGAATTTTTTAGAAGTGCAGAAAACATAAAAATTGATAAATATATATTTAAGTTTTTCAAATCTCAAACACAACTTGAGAGAAGTTTACTTGGCAAAAGTGTTACTTTCACAAAGAATATTAGGTTAAATAAATTGAAAGTAATAGATGGGGATGTTTTGAAAAATGATAATTACTATTTAACAAATTACGAATCAAATGTTTTTGCAAACAGATATTGGAGTCTTTATTTTAACCTAAAAGATGAGGCACTTATGAATGATACTGAAAAAGATACTTTGAAAGTATTTCAAGATAATAATGTTCGAAGAGCGATAAATCTCGGGATAAACAAATCAATAATAGCATCATCGATATCAACCAAATCTCAGCCTATGCAAAGAGCTCTCTCAGAGTTGAGTTGGGTAAATTTGGGGAATAGTAACCCATATTTGTTTGATAATTCCAAATCCGATACACTATTAAATGAATCTGGATGGCTAATGGTAGAAGGAAAAAGGCAAAAAAACCAGCAAGTACTTGAGTTCAAAATTACTTACTTCCAAAACGAAACCTCGAACGAGGTAATAAACTTAATTATAGAACAGTTAAAAAGTATAGGTATTCAAGCAGTAGCAGATCCAATATCGGATGCATCTCATTTGAATGATCAAATTCTCAAAACAAAACAATTTGAAGTGGTATTGCTCGGAACAGAAACATATATAGATCCAGATAGATCTCGACTTTGGCTGGAAAGTCAAATATCCCAAGATGGGTTGAATATATCTAGTTACAGAAGTAGTGAAAAAGTTCAAGATATAATAACTGGTAGTGAAATTTCTAGGGTTGATGATGCCTTGAATCGTGCAAGAAGCATAGAGGACAAAGAAACAAGGATAAAGTTGTATAAAGATTTTGAGAAGATCATAGACAAGGATTCACCGGTAATTTTTCTTTATCAGCCAAATATCAACATAATATCTAATAAAGCACTCACTATGCCACTTGATAATCTCGTTTCTCCTCAGAGTATTTACTACAACCTTGAACTTTGGAACTTGAATTGA
- a CDS encoding peptidoglycan DD-metalloendopeptidase family protein, giving the protein MTYKTRVVKLFFIVTTSLSFLIFNSLVFKLHIENVSAVTIEELEEQISKYKKELEIIEAQKKSLTTQIANNKKQISSNEQQIDVISQEIELQELEIESLQTQIASSEDNLKTLGMALGIAEMELKLTNEQIDKISQIAEYQTRQIYKKLKVTSSTSILNMVDSNNFLNSKSFDEILTKKDRLIIEELSRLKTLQDQKTFQIQENKSEQEKVNFSLNDQKQQLETAKASLEQRKSFLANQIEVLGVQISTASNQQGVLSEKEKQAESLLNQYESELIAYINSQVIVSGAEVKKGDIVGYQGNTGNSTGEHLHFTVILNGTKVNPCKYLPASGIVSNAGMTCNYGNGTLGLPELRNPIMTQEYSNSSLGYYHDGIDIVGPRGNAILAAHDGYIQRGKYNCIPGFPIACNNGGANYVRICEDKSCTKGFTTIYIHLRD; this is encoded by the coding sequence ATGACTTATAAAACACGAGTAGTAAAACTTTTTTTTATTGTAACTACATCACTGTCATTTCTTATTTTCAATAGCCTAGTATTTAAATTGCATATAGAGAATGTAAGTGCCGTTACTATCGAAGAATTGGAAGAACAGATAAGTAAGTACAAAAAGGAATTAGAAATTATTGAAGCACAAAAAAAATCTCTTACTACTCAAATTGCAAACAATAAAAAGCAGATATCTAGTAATGAACAACAGATTGATGTTATTTCACAAGAGATTGAACTTCAAGAACTGGAGATTGAATCTTTGCAAACTCAAATTGCAAGCTCAGAAGACAATTTGAAAACCTTGGGAATGGCATTGGGAATTGCAGAGATGGAACTCAAGTTGACAAATGAGCAAATTGACAAAATTTCACAAATAGCTGAATATCAAACAAGACAAATTTACAAAAAATTAAAAGTCACCAGTTCAACTAGCATACTGAACATGGTTGATTCAAATAATTTTCTGAATTCAAAAAGCTTTGACGAGATTTTGACAAAGAAAGATAGATTGATTATTGAAGAACTATCAAGGCTTAAGACATTGCAAGACCAAAAGACTTTTCAAATTCAAGAAAACAAGTCAGAACAAGAGAAAGTAAATTTTTCTCTAAATGATCAAAAGCAACAACTAGAAACTGCAAAGGCGTCTTTAGAACAAAGAAAAAGTTTTCTTGCAAATCAGATTGAAGTTTTGGGTGTACAAATTAGCACTGCGTCAAATCAACAAGGTGTACTAAGTGAGAAAGAAAAACAGGCCGAATCTCTACTGAATCAATATGAAAGTGAACTTATAGCTTATATAAATTCTCAAGTCATAGTCTCAGGTGCAGAAGTGAAAAAAGGCGATATAGTCGGTTATCAAGGGAATACTGGGAACTCTACTGGAGAACACTTGCATTTCACTGTCATCTTAAATGGTACAAAAGTGAATCCTTGCAAATATTTACCTGCTAGTGGAATAGTATCAAATGCCGGAATGACTTGTAATTATGGAAATGGTACTTTGGGACTACCTGAACTTAGAAATCCTATAATGACACAAGAATATTCCAACTCATCTTTAGGTTACTATCATGATGGTATAGATATTGTTGGACCAAGAGGAAATGCCATTCTTGCAGCTCACGATGGATACATCCAAAGAGGTAAGTATAATTGCATACCAGGATTTCCAATTGCCTGTAACAATGGTGGTGCTAATTATGTAAGAATTTGTGAGGACAAAAGCTGTACAAAAGGATTTACGACGATTTACATTCACTTAAGAGACTAA
- a CDS encoding ferredoxin: MDNQHKDLKKIITNDGKICYLKIDRPTCIGAGSCAALAPATFGLDEENLVYLKEDGTQYDSLEDVLAGAQSCPVFAIEVFDENMQRIWPE, from the coding sequence ATGGATAATCAACACAAGGACTTAAAAAAGATTATTACAAATGATGGAAAGATTTGTTATCTGAAAATTGATCGACCTACATGTATAGGCGCTGGAAGTTGTGCTGCGCTAGCTCCTGCGACTTTTGGACTTGACGAGGAAAACTTGGTTTACCTCAAAGAAGACGGTACTCAATATGATAGTTTGGAAGATGTATTGGCTGGAGCTCAGAGCTGCCCAGTTTTTGCTATAGAAGTGTTTGATGAGAATATGCAAAGGATCTGGCCAGAATAA
- the serS gene encoding serine--tRNA ligase, with protein sequence MLDLKWVRENPEKLKQIILNKAGGDSSKVLVKNANVDKFLKLDLERSSVIKEIEEINAKRNEIAELLQDESKRTSEMVSEAKALKDKLPELEMKLAEIEKTWLEIQSWFPNIPYEGMIVGSSDEENPEVYARSFKDERIELGYGSKRQPWCPDVSPHWDERLQSGEMKPKHHLDLFLDLGLVNLEQGAKSSGTRFIYLLGDLVKMRRAVHRMMELELEKKGYFWVDPPLLVKEKVLFGTSHLPEGKDQVYEVSSEYLEEKDRLFLVGSSEPPNFALYMDRTVKESELPAKMMAVTPCFRSEVGSWGKDVKGIKRIHQFTKMELDVVCTADQSSQIYDELLDINKWLLTKLELPFHVVEKVSGDSGYNASARQADPEVWLTAQQEFIEVGTDTNATDFQARRMNMKYIDKDGNKKYCHTVNCTGGPDRILIAIADNYQQSDGSIKVPEVLREFMGREFIGK encoded by the coding sequence ATGCTAGATCTCAAATGGGTTAGAGAAAATCCTGAAAAACTCAAGCAAATCATTTTGAATAAAGCTGGTGGTGATAGTTCCAAAGTTTTAGTGAAAAATGCCAATGTAGATAAATTCTTAAAATTAGATTTAGAAAGATCGAGTGTAATTAAAGAAATTGAAGAAATAAATGCAAAACGAAATGAAATTGCCGAACTATTGCAAGATGAGTCCAAACGAACTTCTGAAATGGTGTCAGAAGCAAAAGCTCTAAAAGACAAACTTCCAGAACTTGAAATGAAACTTGCCGAAATTGAGAAAACATGGCTTGAAATCCAATCATGGTTTCCAAATATTCCATATGAAGGAATGATTGTAGGAAGTAGTGATGAAGAAAATCCTGAAGTTTATGCAAGATCATTTAAAGATGAAAGAATAGAGTTAGGATATGGTTCAAAAAGACAACCTTGGTGTCCTGATGTTTCTCCGCATTGGGATGAAAGATTACAATCTGGCGAAATGAAACCAAAACATCATTTAGATTTATTTTTGGATTTAGGATTAGTAAATTTAGAACAAGGAGCAAAATCATCTGGGACAAGGTTTATTTACTTACTTGGAGATTTAGTCAAAATGCGAAGAGCAGTTCATAGAATGATGGAACTCGAACTTGAAAAGAAAGGTTATTTTTGGGTTGATCCTCCATTGCTTGTAAAAGAGAAAGTATTGTTTGGAACTTCACATTTGCCAGAAGGCAAAGATCAAGTTTATGAAGTTAGTTCTGAATATCTTGAAGAAAAAGATAGATTGTTCCTAGTTGGAAGTTCAGAACCACCAAACTTTGCTTTATATATGGATAGAACTGTCAAAGAATCAGAATTACCTGCCAAAATGATGGCTGTAACTCCATGTTTTAGATCTGAAGTTGGAAGTTGGGGAAAAGATGTGAAAGGAATCAAAAGAATTCATCAATTTACAAAAATGGAACTTGATGTTGTTTGTACTGCTGATCAATCAAGTCAGATTTATGATGAACTTTTGGATATAAACAAGTGGTTGCTGACCAAACTTGAACTACCTTTTCATGTAGTTGAAAAAGTTAGCGGAGATTCTGGATATAATGCATCAGCTCGTCAAGCAGATCCTGAAGTTTGGCTTACAGCTCAACAAGAATTTATCGAAGTTGGAACTGATACAAATGCAACTGATTTTCAAGCTAGAAGAATGAATATGAAATATATAGATAAAGATGGAAATAAAAAGTATTGTCATACTGTGAATTGTACTGGAGGACCGGATAGGATTTTGATAGCGATTGCAGACAATTATCAACAAAGTGATGGAAGTATAAAGGTTCCTGAAGTTTTGAGAGAGTTTATGGGAAGGGAGTTTATAGGAAAATAA
- a CDS encoding radical SAM protein — MKINTIQPKTMIVSSKLPGADFVINQYSGCSYGCVYCYAEFTRKFTNHLKDEWGSYVDVKTEFEDILRKEIKTLNKKIGNKVIWKNNSILPDILMSSVSDPYQGIEAKYKVTRRILEIFIDENYLGKLSILTKGTLVTRDIDLFRKLNIQVGMTITSLGDEISRIFETNAPLSTDRLNALRKLNKADISTYVCISPLFPHFADDTDSLDKLFNEIKEAGTDYLFIEHINLPPKRMSLLIKKLANRVDEKMIDKFQNSQTIDHKARLVQTVDKLIKKYNFRVFGGGVLDHENAIDGTNFFVK, encoded by the coding sequence ATGAAGATCAATACAATTCAACCTAAAACGATGATAGTCAGCTCCAAACTTCCTGGAGCTGACTTTGTAATTAATCAATATTCTGGATGCTCATACGGTTGTGTATATTGCTATGCAGAGTTTACCCGCAAATTTACAAATCATTTGAAAGATGAATGGGGAAGTTATGTAGATGTAAAAACAGAATTTGAAGATATTTTAAGAAAGGAAATAAAAACTTTAAATAAAAAAATTGGCAACAAAGTAATTTGGAAGAATAATTCTATTCTCCCTGATATTTTGATGAGTTCTGTATCTGATCCTTACCAAGGAATTGAAGCAAAATACAAAGTCACAAGGAGGATTCTTGAAATCTTTATAGATGAAAATTATCTAGGTAAGCTATCAATTTTGACAAAGGGAACCCTAGTTACTCGAGATATTGATTTATTTCGAAAGTTGAATATTCAAGTTGGGATGACAATTACTTCACTGGGTGATGAAATTAGCAGAATATTTGAAACAAATGCTCCACTTTCAACTGACAGGTTGAACGCACTAAGAAAGTTGAACAAAGCAGATATTTCGACTTATGTTTGTATTTCACCACTTTTCCCACATTTTGCAGATGATACTGATTCTCTAGATAAATTATTTAATGAAATCAAAGAGGCGGGAACTGATTATCTTTTTATTGAGCATATAAACTTACCACCTAAAAGAATGAGTCTTTTGATAAAGAAACTAGCAAATAGGGTTGATGAAAAAATGATTGATAAATTTCAAAATTCACAAACTATTGATCACAAGGCAAGGTTAGTACAGACAGTTGATAAGTTAATAAAGAAATATAATTTTAGAGTATTTGGAGGTGGAGTTTTGGATCACGAAAATGCAATCGATGGAACGAATTTCTTTGTCAAATAA
- a CDS encoding extracellular solute-binding protein: MDTSPINTNMNVDSTTESNNLLSTPVTSTLPGSPLVNNVAKVSQDIGYANVSEEVNDIANLPTDKLGTPSSTVELDPTYEVDEYEFEGNDNSNEKKRRIVKIGLILFILALVCIAIFLIYTVISRRANSNGSNTNSTSSSTTMISQQSVSTTSQQVTKSTLRVWGMWENAEVIKPAIEAFNQKYPNITIEYANREGINNTQELYKESLLSKFVDAKDSLPDIFIIQQSWTDQMQKYLYPSTTAGYTATDYRNTFYPAFAEAFVRGENVYAVPIGFDGLGVYYNKELLQSQGYSEPAKDWDGFTEQVKKLTKKDSNGNLLTSGLSAGPYNNVGFFFDPISLLMMQSGKLQNDKGELELTTSVELVDAVNFYMKYYSESGGIKSWDANQDLDVKAFAEGKLAMMFGPLWRINEIKKYYPDLNIGISPMPQISDSNVVNYSNSWGYAVYNGSANKAVAWEFLRFITEKEQLASMYQKATQTRFVGQAYPRIDMANLQQNVEYVGTYIQMAPTARSWPMYSYEDAQKIFKSELGSKGSVDSLTQIEEKIIDLKK; this comes from the coding sequence ATGGACACTTCCCCAATCAATACAAATATGAATGTCGATAGTACTACAGAGTCAAATAATCTTTTGTCAACACCAGTAACTTCAACATTGCCAGGTTCTCCACTGGTAAATAATGTAGCGAAAGTTTCGCAGGATATTGGTTATGCAAATGTATCTGAGGAAGTGAATGATATTGCTAATCTACCTACAGACAAACTGGGTACTCCTAGTTCTACAGTTGAGCTTGATCCTACATACGAGGTAGATGAATATGAATTTGAGGGAAACGATAATTCAAATGAGAAGAAAAGAAGGATAGTGAAAATAGGGCTTATACTTTTCATTCTAGCGTTAGTTTGTATAGCAATCTTTTTGATATATACAGTTATTTCTAGAAGGGCAAACAGCAACGGTTCAAATACGAACAGCACTTCTTCTTCGACCACTATGATAAGTCAACAGAGCGTATCAACGACTTCTCAGCAAGTTACCAAAAGTACATTAAGGGTTTGGGGAATGTGGGAAAATGCTGAAGTAATAAAACCTGCAATTGAAGCTTTTAATCAGAAGTATCCAAATATTACAATAGAGTATGCAAATAGAGAAGGTATAAATAACACTCAAGAACTGTATAAGGAATCACTTCTTAGCAAATTTGTAGATGCGAAAGACTCATTGCCTGATATATTTATCATACAACAAAGTTGGACGGATCAAATGCAGAAGTATCTGTATCCTTCAACTACGGCTGGATATACGGCTACTGATTATAGAAATACATTCTACCCAGCATTTGCTGAAGCTTTTGTTCGAGGAGAGAATGTTTATGCAGTACCTATAGGTTTTGATGGACTTGGAGTTTATTACAATAAAGAATTATTACAATCACAAGGTTATAGTGAACCTGCGAAGGATTGGGATGGATTTACAGAACAAGTTAAGAAATTGACAAAAAAAGATTCTAATGGAAACCTGCTAACATCAGGTCTTTCAGCTGGTCCGTACAATAATGTAGGTTTCTTCTTTGACCCAATATCATTACTTATGATGCAAAGTGGTAAATTGCAAAATGATAAAGGTGAGCTCGAGCTGACAACTAGTGTTGAACTTGTAGATGCTGTAAATTTCTATATGAAATATTACTCTGAATCAGGTGGTATAAAATCTTGGGACGCAAATCAAGATTTAGATGTGAAGGCTTTTGCTGAAGGTAAGTTGGCAATGATGTTTGGTCCTTTGTGGAGAATAAATGAAATCAAAAAATATTATCCAGATCTTAATATTGGTATTTCTCCAATGCCTCAGATTAGTGATTCAAATGTAGTGAATTACTCAAATAGTTGGGGTTATGCAGTTTATAATGGTTCAGCAAATAAAGCAGTTGCATGGGAGTTTTTGAGATTTATTACAGAAAAAGAACAATTAGCTTCCATGTATCAAAAAGCTACTCAAACAAGATTTGTAGGTCAGGCCTATCCAAGAATTGATATGGCGAACCTTCAACAGAATGTTGAATATGTAGGAACATATATACAAATGGCACCTACTGCAAGATCATGGCCAATGTATAGCTACGAAGATGCTCAAAAAATATTTAAATCCGAACTAGGTTCAAAAGGAAGTGTTGACTCTTTGACACAGATAGAAGAGAAAATCATCGACTTAAAGAAATAA
- a CDS encoding DUF3048 domain-containing protein, producing the protein MKTFFSQTEINIQDANLATSNDLSVQSLGKIQIKKNKRLKTKRNIIAFFSLFIFILLLAFTFYKFVYKAGNTIQEINENNLVAKQAATKSVESLKLNSHLKLQENQNPITGEFLTKELYEKLKDQRIVSAVIDNATMARPQAGLSEADVVYEVPVEDKITRYLGIFWQHQPKEIGPIRSTRVYILDMSQEYDPVHFHIGQATSNDLKSKNKVDAFDYMNLQAIKHTECSSYMDQGRITQGIPKEHSMFFTLSTMRQCIPASWNTSSQLESWSFKENLKLEDRNITSEANINLTGDSKYSSRWIYNREKNIYLRYINGSPDIDKSNQQQVTAKNIILQYVNYKNINDELKHLSFDIIGKGKATYLLDGKIFDGTWQKDNASGRTKFLNTDQKFINFNRGNFWIIIVPVEESGKTEARISLI; encoded by the coding sequence ATGAAAACCTTTTTTAGTCAAACTGAAATAAATATACAAGATGCTAATTTAGCTACTAGTAATGATTTGTCTGTTCAAAGTTTAGGCAAAATACAAATTAAGAAGAACAAGCGCTTGAAGACTAAAAGAAATATAATTGCATTTTTTAGTTTGTTTATTTTTATATTGCTATTAGCTTTTACTTTTTACAAATTTGTTTATAAAGCCGGAAACACTATCCAAGAAATAAATGAGAATAACCTTGTAGCCAAGCAAGCAGCAACTAAATCTGTTGAAAGTTTAAAGTTAAATTCACACTTAAAACTTCAAGAAAATCAAAATCCAATCACAGGCGAATTTTTGACAAAAGAATTATATGAGAAATTAAAAGATCAAAGAATCGTTTCGGCAGTTATTGACAATGCAACAATGGCAAGACCTCAGGCAGGATTGAGTGAAGCTGATGTAGTTTACGAAGTACCCGTTGAAGATAAAATCACTAGGTACTTAGGTATATTTTGGCAACACCAACCTAAAGAGATCGGTCCCATAAGATCTACCAGAGTTTATATTCTTGACATGTCTCAAGAATATGACCCAGTACATTTTCACATAGGACAAGCTACAAGCAATGATTTGAAAAGCAAAAACAAAGTTGATGCTTTCGATTATATGAATTTGCAAGCTATCAAACATACAGAATGCAGTTCTTATATGGACCAAGGAAGAATCACACAAGGGATTCCAAAAGAACATAGCATGTTTTTTACCTTGTCTACAATGCGTCAATGCATCCCGGCTAGTTGGAACACTTCATCACAATTAGAGAGTTGGAGTTTCAAAGAAAATTTAAAGCTAGAAGATCGAAATATTACAAGTGAAGCAAATATTAACTTGACTGGCGATAGCAAGTATTCTTCAAGATGGATATACAACCGAGAAAAAAATATATACCTAAGATATATAAATGGAAGTCCGGACATTGACAAAAGTAATCAACAACAAGTTACGGCCAAAAACATTATTTTGCAATATGTAAATTATAAAAACATTAATGATGAATTAAAACATTTGTCATTTGATATAATCGGCAAAGGCAAGGCCACGTATTTACTTGATGGCAAAATATTTGATGGAACATGGCAGAAAGACAATGCTAGCGGAAGAACAAAGTTTTTGAATACAGATCAGAAATTTATAAATTTCAATAGAGGTAACTTTTGGATAATCATAGTTCCAGTCGAAGAAAGTGGAAAGACAGAGGCTAGAATTTCACTTATTTAA